The genomic region TCGGCCAAACACGACGTGTTTCCCATCGAGGTGAGCGGTGGGGACGCTAATATATATGTCAGCCTGCCTATTCTACCACCAGATTGAGACTTACGTAGTGATGAAGAATTGAGATCCATTCGTTCCAGGTCCGGCATTAGCCATGGAAAGAAGCATAGGCTTATCGTGCTTCAATTGAAAgttttcatcctcaaacTATTTCTCATCAAGTCAATCAACATGGAACAGAAACACAAAGCAGCCTCAGCCTCCCCCACATCCTCtggagagaggaaagaggatCCGACTAACCTTTTCGCCGTAAATGGACTCTCCACCGGTTCCATCACCCCGCGTAAAGTCACCGCCTTGCAACATGAAACCTTTAATGCACCTGTGGAAGCTGGACCCGGCATAGGCGAGCTTGACACCGGCTTCATTGGTCTTGTCTCCAATACAGAGGTGCTTAAAGTTGTTGACAGTCTACAAAAACCCAATAGTCAATATTTACGCGGGATTCATGATAGCTAAATATTGTCCCAGCTTCAAGACTACTCTGCCAGCATGGTGACCAGTAGACGCACCTTGGGGACAATATCGTCAAAGAGCTCGAAAATGACCCTACCAGCGGGCTCGTTGGCGATGGTGATGTCAAAGTAGGCAATAGTGTTCGGCATCTTGATGTTTTGCTTCCGGTCGAGTACAAAGATGTTTgtgaggaggaagaagaaagcgatggaaagagagaaTCAATTTATGTTTGTTCCTCGGGACGGCATGAGCGGTCAATCTTCGAGAGAGTTCGAGaaaggtggtggtggaggtggaggttgagaagaatgggCGGTCCTGGGGGACTTGAATTATGCTGGAATAAAGATGAATTGCATACTTTTACAAATCATGTAGAACATTTCGCAATCTTTTCTTCTGAATGGAAGGGTATATACCATCCTTAAGCTCCGGTTTCAGCCTGATAGCTACAGTTCTCGACACATCGTTCTTCCTTGATCAACCTGGCTCTGACACAGCGCGATTTCAAGGGGCATTGAGATGAGCGATGCAAATAGAATACCTGACATTTACTCATTCAGCATCCACCTCTAAACACAAATCATGCGTATCGTAACAAAAAATATGAAATGAGGAAAACGTACCGGTCGAATCAGCCGCCCCAACAGCACCAATTCTAAACTCCCTTTCCATcgccctcttctccatgcCCGTCATTTTCAAAACTCTTTGATCAGCACCCATCTCATTAccgccatcatcatcatcatcgttTTCATCaccatttccttctctgcCCACATGGTAAAATGTGTTCACATACCCACTCCCACCACACAGCCCTTCCAAACAAATTAATAAGAAGACAATTGTAATACTCCTATCCACCCCACCACCTTCTCCCTCTGCTGGAGGGGTATAAGCcggggaggagaagaaaaacGTCTTTGCTTgaagataaagaagagaaaggacGAGGAATTGGATGATAGCCGGTAATGGAAGCAGGCGTTTTGGCAAAGGGGGTAAACCGAGAGAGAGGGATGAGCgggaaagaaaaacaaaagtTTGGTCTGTTTTTTTTGGGGGGGGGGTCTTAAAATCAGATAATTCCGGTCCGGAATACACGAGACGGGATGAAAGGGTAACGTACAAGTAAGTGACCAAAAAGGATAGTAATCACGAGGAGATTTGAAGAGCCATGACCAAATTCCATACGTCGGCAGTGGGAGAATTAGTGTAGGTGCTATTCCCTAAATGCATACTTGTATTAGTCTTCAGTCTCCACCCAGAGataaagggaagagagagagggtgggggaaagggaaatgAACGCACCGAGTTGATGACATATTCCTCTACGTAAACTGCGCAAAGCGGAAGCATGTATCTCACTACCAACGGTCGCAGCAactccatcttttcctgCGTCGTCAAACGTAAAGCTCCCACTCCTTCTAAAGTCTTACccccatccatctcttcctccccatccctgTTCCTATCCCTGTTCCGATCAATGAATCCGGAAGATAGGAGAGGGGTATGTTGGGGGACATACTCGGACGATGGCACCGAGGTGAGGATCGCAGGAGACCGAAAATTGGCATTATCTGATAATAATGAAGACGTTGGTAGGGGTTGATAAGTAGATGGGATTGTAAAAGTCTCAAGATGAGAAAAGGGAGGTAACATGTATTTGTATGTGATTGGGAAAAACAACGGTAAAAACTATACACCAAAACAGTCAACTACCTAGGCTCTTTGCCACATGCGACGCGATCCGAACAAATGAAATGTATTTGGCTTACACTAGACAATCCTAATCCACCTTTTACGCCCAACCCCCTCAGCAGCCACCATATTCCCGCGCCCGCTATACCCGCAAACCCTGTCCCACTAGACCATGCCCCCAAGGCAGTCTTGGATGTTGCCTCGGTAGGGAGGGTGGTTGTAAGTTGTAAGAAGGTGAGCTCACCCATACCGGAGGATAATGAGGCTAAGGATATCCCGAGAAGACGTGGAGATAGGGATGAAGATAACGCGATTATCTTGATTTAAGGTATAAGCCCCGTTGAAATCTTTTAGCCAACTGATGAAGAAAGCTGAGAACAGAGgaaaatggaagagaaaacCTCACCATGATGCCAAACCAGCTACAAAGGGTACAAAACCCCACTCTTGTGGTATACCTAATTTTTCCATTTGAGAGCAATGGCCAGACAACTTTGGTGATCAACGCAGGGAAGATGTTGAACAGGGCGACAACACCTTTGGGCGTATCAGCCGAAACGAGGTCTAACGCTGCTGATAAGATGATCACGTAGAGAACTATCATGTATCCATGTAGAATGCATTGTTTAGCTCGTTATTTTATCCAATGACCAGTCCGACAGCTTCCCTGGAGGTGAGAAGCTGAGCCGGTCGCTCGAACACTCTACTGGAGACTCACCATTGTTCAAAAGACCGAAGATCATGAATGCAGCAAATAACCGCTTATTTGCGTGTTTTGACCCTGTTAGCATCGGCAATTCATCCGTTGTTTGATTATCTTTATCCATAACCCGTATCAGCTTACGTCCACTGCATTATTGTATAACGTGCTTACCAGCTATAAACCGATCGATATCCTCTCCATCAACGGAATCGCTCCTCCTGCCAGGCTGGTCATCATCTCCAGTATCCGCACGATCACCCGATCCAAATGCCGGCGTAGTTTGTGCAGGCGTAGTTTCGATGACGGGCGTGGTTATAGTGGCAGAGTGTGGTGAATGTCGGTGATGCACATGGTTATGAGTGGTGTTCATGGAAAGTGGAGTGAGGGCTATGGAGGCCATTCACCCGTTCTTCTGGTATGAATCTATAAAAATGAAATAGCTCTGTATCTGTATATAAAGCAAAGTTGTAAAGACAGAACACTATGAAGAAAGATAATAATGTGGATTTGTTTTGACAAGGACAGTTGGCGCGGACCTGATGACGACGGCGCCCTTTTCTGGTATTATCAAGGACCTTATTGAAGAGTATAACGTTGTGTTCCACCGATCCGATGCTCCCATCTGGTCGCCATACCGACTATCTACAGAGTACAATACACTTATCTCGTACTTGAAGTACCTGCATAGAGACCACAAGCACTGCTACGCATATATACTACATTTGAAGCAAAGGCCATTCCATCAATCAAGCATCGGCCATAGCTATCATGGTCCAGTCAGGCCTAGAGGGGTTCACCAGCAAGCAGGCTATACCCACTAATGTTGTCACATTCAAAGGTAGTTTATTCTTACTAGTTTATGCTGACATCGTTTTTTGTGAATATCAGTATTGACACATGTTCTTAGGACGACGAATACCGGCGAGGATAGACCCGGAGGTTGTAAGTTGTCAAGCAGGCATTTTTTTCAAATGAAATGTAGTGCTTCTACAAGTAGCAGCCTGATAACAGATACTGTAGCGTATATCGTCTATCGTCGAGATCATGGCAGCATCTTTTGCTATCGAGGAACACCATATCACTCTCTGTttgagagatgaagaggacaaCCTTGTCACTCAGAATAACTTGCCGAGCAAGGTGTACAATCACGACACTCTAAAGTGAGCACTCGTACTATGCATTCTGTATGATAAATACTGACACGTATTCTTGTCCCAGACTATGCGTATCACCTACGACAGAAGCTCTCATCATAGTAGCTTCCCTCAAATCTGCCTGCGGCAGATCATTAAAGGAGTCTATGCCCGATATCCCACTAGCGGAAGACATTCTTCCCCTCAAACTGGCTCTC from Cryptococcus decagattii chromosome 6, complete sequence harbors:
- a CDS encoding protein BTN1; translated protein: MASIALTPLSMNTTHNHVHHRHSPHSATITTPVIETTPAQTTPAFGSGDRADTGDDDQPGRRSDSVDGEDIDRFIADNQTTDELPMLTGSKHANKRLFAAFMIFGLLNNVLYVIILSAALDLVSADTPKGVVALFNIFPALITKVVWPLLSNGKIRYTTRVGFCTLCSWFGIMIIALSSSLSPRLLGISLASLSSGMGELTFLQLTTTLPTEATSKTALGAWSSGTGFAGIAGAGIWWLLRGLGVKGGLGLSSFLPLFFPITYKYMLPPFSHLETFTIPSTYQPLPTSSLLSDNANFRSPAILTSVPSSEYVPQHTPLLSSGFIDRNRDRNRDGEEEMDGGKTLEGVGALRLTTQEKMELLRPLVVRYMLPLCAVYVEEYVINSGIAPTLILPLPTYGIWSWLFKSPRDYYPFWSLTYQTFVFLSRSSLSLGLPPLPKRLLPLPAIIQFLVLSLLYLQAKTFFFSSPAYTPPAEGEGGGVDRSITIVFLLICLEGLCGGSGYVNTFYHVGREGNGDENDDDDDGGNEMGADQRVLKMTGMEKRAMEREFRIGAVGAADSTGILFASLISMPLEIALCQSQVDQGRTMCREL